DNA sequence from the Podospora pseudocomata strain CBS 415.72m chromosome 2 map unlocalized CBS415.72m_2.2, whole genome shotgun sequence genome:
CTTGCCCAAAGTACcaatccccaacccagccaccgATGCAGTGATAATCACCTTTGACGGCGTCTCAACGCTGGCGTTCTTGCTCATGAGGGGCACGAAGTCACGGATGAGGTTAAAGACGCCCTTGACGTTGAGGTCCATGACTTTGGAAAAGGCCGAGTCGGAGTGAGTGTCGATGTACTCGCCCCATGTGGCGCCggcgttggcgaggaggatgtcgacaTGGTCGGTGTGCTTCTTCACCTGCTCGACGAGGTGGGTGACGCCGGCTTGGGTGGCGCAGTCGGCCGGCACAGAGATGGCCTTGGCgccgggggagaggttggggagggcgTTGAGGGTGGCGACGGCGGATTCGCAGGCGGCGGCCTTGCGcgaggagatgaagacgagggagGCGCCGGATTGGAGGATGCTAATGGGGGGTGTTAGTGACGTGATTGATACGGACTGACAGGATGAACATACGCAGAAGCAGCACTCAACCCCAAACCACGGGAGCCACCGGTGATGACGGCAACCTTGCCCTTCAGGGAAAACAGGGACGAGAAGTCTTCGAGCTGAGCTTCGGCCATTGTATCGGTCTCGGTGTGAGAAAAGATGAGAGATGAAACAGACAAACAACTAGAATTGGGACAAAGGAGGTGGATGTTATAATTTCCAGCCCTCGAGGTATGTACCCGCTATATCGCTACCGCCGATCCGGTTCGGTTCCCTTTCccggggtggtggagctTAACTCAGGGGGTTTATACTAGATCGTGAAATCTGCGGGGAACCCCAGCTgtgcctcggcctcggtccATCACCCCGCCCTTTAAAGCTACAATTCCGGCTTTAGCCTCGCCCAGGGGGAGGCTAACCTCGGCGATAAGCACATAGGTAAGAGGCAAGCTCTTTGATATCTTTCTGTCTTGACACTGGCCAATCATCTTACACTATCAGTAACATAAAAAGAAAGACCCAAAGCCTCAAGGATCGAATTGGTACAAAATACGCTCACAAAACTAAGTACAGTAGCTAAGCTAGCTGGATAGAAATTCCGCAACATCAGAAACCATAAAAGAACAAGGCTGTGGCCTAGGTACCGGTGCTGTTACCAAATTTTGGCGTAGCCTATAGAGGATGCTCTTCCAACCACAGATTTCGCTTGGGAAAAAAAGCCCAAGGCTTCCTGAAAAGCACGTCAACACAAAGCAGCCCCAACGGCCGGTCAGTCTCCGAATTTTATACCTCCACCAAAGGAGCCTGAGCCTGAGGCTGGGGCTGTACTGGAGACTCCTCTTGCTGCCCATGGTCCGCTCCATCTTCATGTCCTGGTTGCTGCCCTTCCGTCTGGGCCTCCTGGGctgctcgagcagcggcCCTCTCCCGTTCGGCAGCCTCTTCAGCagctctcctctcctccctttcccgcGCCTCCAGTTGCTGAATATGTCTCTCTGCAACCCCTGGCGCCAAACTGGCCAGAAGCAAGATACCTGCTCTCTCTAGCCACCTGGCCTGGTTTTGTAGCCAATTTCCATTAGCATTCCGTCTCTGCGCTACCAACCGCCGCGCAGTCTCCGCCGGATCGGGGTTGCCAACCTGAGCAGCCCCTGCTGGTGCGTTCTGTGCTGGTCTCTGTTGATTCTGATGTTCCGGATTGGGGATCAGGTTCTCAATATGCTCTCTGATGGGCTGAAACACTTCGTTGACCAAGGCGTTCAAAATCCCTGTATGGAACGCCAGGAGGATCAGGGACACTATACTCAACGACAGCCACCGTTCCCATGAGGGGTTGCTGTAGGAGAACCAAAAGGCAAAAGCGGCCAGACGAATGATGAGCCACACGGTGGGCCAggcagccaccacccaccctccaGGGTTGCCCTGATGTCCAAACTGTGGAGGCCGGACAAGAGGAGGGTTAGCTGGAGCTGCCACTTGGGCCTGCTGAACCCGATGCCGAAGGCCGTCGACAGGATGAGCCTGGAAACCTGCTTGGGCTTGTCCCTGCTGGGGTTGTACCGGCCCGTGAGCTGCTGCATTTGGGTTTGGCCAGAGAGGCGGTGGCACCGGTCCGGGTTGCGGCTGCTGGAAAGCCAATGGCATGGGGCTCGGTTGAAAAGGTGGCAGGTACATGGCTGGCGGGGGATAGAATGGAGGTGGGTAGAAAAGAGGGGCTGCCATAGGAGGTATGCCGAAACCCATGGGCTGGTAGACGTGCTGTGGTGGCCTCACAGGTAAAGCATGTGGCTGCCGCGAGGTGTACAGATCTAGAGGACTGTTTACCAGTAACGCACGAGGACCAGCCTGGTCGTACAAAATATGAACCTCGAGATCATCCAAGGCCCGAGCTTGGGACTGTCCCTGTTGGCCCTGGGGTTGTGATTGAGATTGACCCTGTGGTGCTACCTGCCGCTGCAGCGGCGGAATACCATAGGCAGCATGTCTGGTGTGGGGATCTGGGGTCGCAGAACGACTGGCATGTCTGGATACACCGGGAAAGAGAGGCGTAGTCACCCCAGGTTGAATTGGCTGAATAGGCCCATTGGAATTCGCAAGATTAGCCGCCATGTTTGCTAAGGATGCGCCAGATGCACTTCTTTGCATCGCATCAGTGATGGTTTGCGAGGCCCTAGCGGCGTCATCACCATGGATCCAGTCACGAGTCTGGTTCGCAGAAGATGGGCGTTGACTTCCAGGGTTGGATGTAGGGCCGCCCGCTCCTGGAGCAGAGCCAGCGGCTGGCGCAACGACCTCGTTCTGAACAGTGATGCGTACTTGTTGTCCGTTGGGCCCAACCATATCCCGCGTCAAGGCATGCGCCGGGTGCTCAGCCCCCATGACCGGGCCGTGGTGGACGCCATCGAGAGGCGGAATACCATATCCAAAGTGTCGTTGAGTATTCATATGCGCTACTTGCCGCTGAAAGGCCTCCCGCTGAAGGTGAGCACCCCACTGAACCATATCTTGGTGTTGTAGGTGATGGACCATTGGCTGTGGAGGCGGGATAAAGCCGGCGGCTGCCACACGGATTCCATGCTGAGGGTGAAACTGGATATGTGGCTGGCGGCCAAATGGAGGTTGCGCatggttgttgggaggggcATTCGCATTGCCAGGCGCAGGGCTCTGGCCACGGTTCGGTGTTGCGAGCTGGGGGGTGTTGCCAGACGGCTGGTTGACAACATCTCTGATCACCATATGAAGAGATTGTTGGTCGCCGCTTGATCGGATCTAAGCAACAGTATTAGCACACCAAGTCGAGAGAAAGCGACACAGTAACGTTACACTTACCACCTGTTCTGTAAAGACATCCAGCAATGTGTCGGTATCGCGCTGCAACAGATGGCCGCGGTAGATGAATCTGATTTGCTCGTCGGATGGTCGTGAGGGGAGTCCCTCTCGAACtttggccttgagctggcGCAAAGTGGTAGCAGCTGGTGTTCGGGCGAAGCTTAGTAAAGTGCCGCTTGgctggatgaggttgaggttaACGACCAAGGGCGCATCCTCCTGTGGAGCGGCGACCTGCTCGTCCGCCATGTTTGCTGCTAGTATCTGTTGGTCAAGATGATGAGTGGGCAATGGCGACGAGACTGGAGAGAAAAGGTGGGCGGCGCTGTCAATTATTCATGGAAGTCAAGAAAGACGCATGCCAGGCACGGACAGTCTGGGGCGCTCGGAGCGTCGATGTTGAtgtgggtgagggtgaggtgggcGCAAGCAAACAAGGGAGAGTCAGTCGGTCACGTCGCGGAGAAAAAAGGAGAGACCACGTTGTTGGAAAAGAAGGGAGCAAAATCGAACTTGTTGCGCATCCTATTGATGTGGAGAGGTAAAGTGTTATGTCTGAAATAAAAAAAAGTCCGCTCTTCGCattgaagagagagagctgttgttgagcaCCACCCACACTCACTGCCTTGCTCTTGCTCGGTCAGCTTCCAAATTCCACGCTGTCATTCAAGATGGAGGGTGGCCCCAGGTATCGGTACCCGACCCCACGCTGGGTGGCCCCCTGTACACAGGAAATCAGCGGAATCACATGTGATTAATCAAACTATTCTGTAAAAAATAGGGGATACATGTACCCACCACACGCGACCAATGGTGCCCCCCCAAACGGCGCCTTGCCATCCCGGGATAACGGCTCTGGGCGGGAAACACCGTCGCATCCACTGGTTCGCTCTCTCTTTCAGTCTGAAAAGCAAGCTGCGTCATGAGAGTGACGGCTTGAGCTAATCGTGCAGCTGTGCCGCCTTTGCGACCGGTTTATTTCTTGTGTGACTGACTTTTGCGACTTTGCGGTATATCAACGGCCTGAGATTCCCCGCGCCTGCCCCCAGAGCCGCTgctattttttttttgcaggCAGGCCAACGATGCAGGTTCGTCAACATACACCGCCTTGCTCCCCTGGTTACGGATGAGAAAAAGTTATTAAAAGGGGCAACATGGCGTTTCCTCAGATTGGCCCTGCTTCGATCTCTGTCGGGTTACCTGTAGCTGGGTTGGCTCGCACCACACTCCTTCGACGCTCTCAGCgcctctctcaccaccacctctcgcAAGCCGCCACTCGTTGGGCACACTCGACACATCGATACggccgccagcagcagcgcctcTTCGGCCAACGCTCCTTCTCTCAGCAGTCCCACCGGCCCAAGGCCGACTCCAAAGTGAACGACTCCAAGATTCGGTGGTATCCCATTCCCGTCGGCCTCGGCGTCGGCTTCCTGGGTCTGGTTCAGTTCTACAAGGTCTACTCGCGGGAGAAAGAACCTCAAGAAAATGGCGAACCAgagaagaagccaaaaaAGAGGCCACGGGTGAGGCCCGATGGACCTTGGTACGATATTTCACTCCAGATACATACTTGATCTTGAGGCACGATGACAGAGGACTGACACATGGTTTCCAGGCAGGTGCAAATCATGTCGACTCTGCCATTGAAGGCCATGTCTCGGCTTTGGGGCAAGTTCAATGAGCTCGTCATTCCATACCACCTCCGTTCTCCTGGTTTCCGGCTGTACTCTTGGTTCTTTGGTGTCAACATGGACGAGATCGAGGAACCGGATATTCGCAATTTCCCCAACCTGGCCGCCTTTTTCTACCGTACCCTGAAGCCCGGTGCCCGACCCCTAGATCCGAACCCGAACGCTCTCTTGTCTCCCGCGGATGGTCGAGTTCTGCAGTACGGTCAGATCGAAGGCGGCGATATCGAACAGGTCAAGGGAATGACATATACCATCGATGCTCTCCTCGGTCAAAACAGCCCCTCGCCAAGTCTCTCCAGCAGCCAAGCCTCTCTCGAAAAGCTCATCAAGCCCGCCGCCCAGCGTGAACTCGAAGGCGACGAAGAACTGGTCAAGAGGGACGAAGAATTCGCCTCGGTTAACGGTATCTCGTACACCCTCCCCGATCTCCTGTCcggcaacaagaagaagagaaagagcgACAGCTTCGACCAGCCCAAGGACGAATCCGTCACTCCCTCTGCCACCTCCGTCTCTGAAGTCCGcgccgagctcgagaagggcGAGAAGGCCTGGTACGATTATCTCACCCCCGGCAGCCGTCACGTCCTCTACTACGCCGTCATCTACCTCGCCCCCGGGGATTACCACCGCTTCCACTCACCCACCAACTGGGTCGTTGAGAGGAGACGCCACTTTGCCGGAGAACTCTACAGCGTGTCCCCGTATCTTCAGCGCACCATGCCCGGTTTGTTCACTCTCAACGAGCGTGTCGTTCTCCTTGGTCGCTGGCGCTGGGGTTTCTTCAGCTACGTCCCCGTCGGTGCCACCAACGTCGGTTCTATCAAGATCAACTTTGACAGGGAGCTCCGCACCAACAGCCTGACGACGGACACCGAGGCCGACagggcggccgaggaggctgctcaGCGCGGTGAGCCGTACCTTGGTTACGCCGAGGCCACGTACGAGGCTGCCAGCCAAGTCCTGAGGGGCCACGCGCTGCGCAGGGGTGAGGAGATGGGCGGTTTCCAACTCGGCAGCACGATTGTTCTCGTCTTTGAGGCACCTGCTTCGGAGCACGATCCCGAGACTGGCAAGCACACCAGGGGGTGGTCGTGGAATGTTGAAAAGGGGCAGAGAGTCAAGGTTGGGCAGTCTTTGGGGCAGGTTGATATGTAAAAGTTGGTATCCAAAACGTCgggggaaagaggggggttgtatATACCAAAGAGGGATTCGAAAATGTTTTTCAACTTTAATCGTGGGTAGATATTTGTGTTTTAATGCGGCAATCAACTTGTTCGTTTATTCATAGTTTTGGGAGTCAGTTCCTATTCTAGCATGTTGGGTGTGGTTGGAAAAGTTGATAGAAGTTTTGAAAGTGTTGTTAAGATCTTGAAAATGCATCATCTATGATGCTCTACAGGTATATGTACATCTTCTCTCTAGGTTTCATTCCAGTCGTCTGTATTCGCCATCATTGAATAAAAGGGGGTATTTCGTATTCTCTTAAACttctgaaaaaaaaaaaaaacaactgTTTCAACGCCTGCTCATGATGTCTTCCACGCCTTGCTCTCAATGCCTGCTTATATTGTGCTTTGCAGTCCATTTCACGTTGTTGCTGGACCTGCTCCCAGCTCTCTAAGCAGAACCAAAAACCCTGTACTTTTGCTCCAAAGGCCCAAAGGTCTTCTCGCCTGGCTCACCGGCCTTGCCGCCAAAGACGAGCTGAGCGGAGAGCTTCCACGTCGACGGGACGGACCACTCCTGCTGGACCTTCTGGTCGACGAGGGGGTTGTAGTGCTGGAGGTTGGCGCCCAGGCCTTCGGCTTCGAGGGCGGTCCAGACTGCGAACTGGAGCATGGCGCTTGAGTGGCCGGCCCAGGGGTCGAAACTGTTTTTATACGTTAGCAAAAATTTCAtatgggggggttggatgggaaaAGGGGACATACCGATCAGCATAAAGGGCAAACTTTTCCTGCATGCCCTTGACGACGTCCTGGTCCTCAAAGAACAAAACAGTGCCTGCGCCGGCCTTGAACCCGGCCATGCGGGCGGCCGTCGAGGCGAAGTTCTCCTCGGGGACGATGGacttgaggatggcggtggtgatgtcccAGAACTTGTCGTGCtcggcgccgaggaggacgacgacgcggttggattgggagttgaaggaagaggggacgtggaggagggattcCTTTACGATTTCTTGGACGCGGTCGGtagagatggggagggtcTTGTTGAGGGCGTAGATTGTGCGGCGGGCTTTgatgtgggagaggaagccgTCAGCGCCCTGGAcggcgggggtggttttgctggaggaaaACATCTTGGGGGTAGTAATTGGTGTGGTGATAGGACGGGGAGTAGCAACTTTATAGGTGGTGTTTTTGAGGAGTGTGCGAAGCGGGTGGGCGAATCTCTGCATAGGAGCGGAAGACaagatgggatgatgggttggttggtgatgagatgaACTTATAGATAGATGTCAAAAAGGTGGGAAGGACCCCTTATATGTATCTACCTTCCTATGTCTGTCCTCTTTCCCTACGGACAGCAAAAGACGGGGTTCTACCCGGCAGAATTCGAGACCGacaccttccccccaacccccatcatGGAAGGAACCCTGGAGCATTTCCGCCGAGAGACCTCGAAAGATTCCATGAGTATCTCAAACCATCGCCAGACTCCACTTGGTACGTACGGATGGAGTTTTCTGCTTGCAAGCGGCTCACTCATCGAGTTGTCATCCATTTCAGCTACCAAATCTGTAATCCACTATTCATATCGTCTTCTCGCTTGCTCGCGCGCGGTATTCCGATCTGTCCTGTATATAATACAATTACAACTTACATCATTGATTATACATAAGCTTAGTACTCGTTCGACCGTTGGAGTTTGCATGTCGCCCAGCTCCCTAACCAATGACAAGTAATCATACAGCCGAATTGGGGAAGTTGGCTGAAAACCAGTTCGTGGCTTCGGCACCAACGACAGCACGCCGCTGGGCTTTGAAAGCGCATTTCAAATGCTGACAAAATCCCGCTAAGACCACACCCCCACTTCTTTATCTATTGGGTAGCCGGACAGGGGGTGGGATCTGATCCATTGCTTGCTCGGCAGTCCCCGAGGTGCCAACCCCACCACGTGCcgttgatggaggggagggttgaaTCCTTGAACTGCCTGATTCAGTATTTATAAAGATACAAATGCCCCCCGTATGAGAAAGTATCAGGGGCATGGTGTCACAAGGCCTGACGGTTGCGCCATCTGGGATGTCTCTTGGGTGAATAGACCATGCACACCTAATGTCACACCGTGGCCTTGAGAAACCAGCCTCAAATAGCCAAGAGATACATCGATCAATGATTTCGATGTCATGGGAAGAAACCTCTGCTGCTAGATTACAACATATACAGTCCTCCATACATTCAGTGTCCGTCATTTCAAGACTCAAAGCTGTTCTtctcaccccctcaacatcaCATTCCCCCCTCTGCTGTGCAATGTTACACACCTCCACCAAGTCCCCGATGATCCCTCAACTGCAAATGCCGAGCAAAACAACCATTCTATAAAGATAGATTAAACATGTATATACATCAAGAGTCAGACCTATCCTTCATGTGCCCGTCATCCTCCTAACACCCGCCCATACCCTTCATATACCCTCCATGTTATATagttattgttgttgtgtgtgcGCTTGTGTATTTATCTTTTCTCTAGCAGACCAAAGCAAACCCCCAAAGAAAATCTTTACCATGGCTTCGAGCCCCAAAAAGTCTGGTATAAAAATCTCAAACATCTTTATGCGCCCACCAGCCAAAGCAATGAGAAAAGCAAGAACGTGATACAAAACTCCCGTCAAATGCATGAAACGATACCGAAAGGGAGGATAAGAAACGTGAAGCCAAAGAAAATTTTGTCAAAAGACTACAAATCCTGAACCACCTCACCAAGTCTCGGCAATGTACTGGCCCGTCTCCTTTTTCAAGTTCCAAAACTGCTGAGCCTCGTCATGCTCCAGGTTGCCCTTCTCCATGGCAACCTCGACAAGCGCcttctcaacaccctcgcccaTGCCCCTGCTGCTTCCGCAGACAAAGACTCTGCCGTCGACAGCGTTGATGATGTACCAGACAAGGTCAGCCTGggccttgacctcctcctggACATATCTTCCTGGGCCCCTGCGGCTCTGGACAACCTTCTTGACTTCATCCTCATGGACACCCCACTCGCCACTGTACAGCTCGTCCACCAGCGAATCACGGACACCCTGGAGCACCCAGACCTTGTTCGCACAGTTGGCCGTCTTGAGACGCCGCTGGACGAAGCCTCTGAACGGAGCAATACCGACGCCAGCCCCAATAAGAAGCATCGGTCCGTCCGAGACGAACTGCTTGGCAAGCGGGTTGGCCATCAAACCCTTGAACATGGGGATATAAAACTCTGGGtctttctcccccttctcttGAGCCTCGATGAACTTCAAAGCCTGTCTCTGAAAGAAACCCGAGCCAATACCCGTCCGACTCCCATTGCGCCAGTCCTCCGCCTCATGAACGGTGACGGCAATCTCAATCAACCGATGCTGCTTCCCATCGCGTGTCAGGAACGACTCATGAGGGTCGTTCGACAACGAGTAGAAGCGGGGCATAAGTGGCTGCAGGACGGATAGGAGAAGATCAAGCGGTGGCTTGGCGTTAGGGAAGGCGTGCAGCAGTTGGATCAAACTGATGTGTGGACCGGTTCGGAAGTCGCAGAAGACGCCCTGACCCTCGGCGGAGCAGAGGTACCGTAAGATCTTGCGCTCAGTTGCGTCAGTGGTGTGCTCAGCAAGCACACGGAGAATTTGCTTCGTTGGTGGGTATGACTGGACATCGGAGCACCACGTTAGAAGATCGCGGCGGGTGGTGACAATCTCACGAGCCTGGTCGGCGCCCCAAACGGTTGGCCAACGGCCCTTGGTCGTCCGGAGGAGCACAGGCTTGTCGCGAAGAAATCGGGGGACCAGGAGCAAGTCGAGGATCTCCTGCACTATAGAAGCCTCGTTGGGCGCAGACACGCCGATTGCGCCACCGACTTTGAAGtcaacatcctcaccctctggATAGTTGGTGACATCAAGGTCGAAGTGGAAGGTGCGCTTCTCAGCACCAGGCTTGGTCAACTCGCGAGTGTTGTGAATGCGCGCGGGGAACACATGGTGCGGCGGGTGTGGTTGCACAAATTTGGGAGGTTGTATTTGTGTGTCGAGCCTCTCCAATGTCAAGTCATGGAGTGTCTTTTCGATGCCGGCCACTGACGAAGTGGTGTCACTCTCCGTGCCGAACGGCACAGCAGGCTCGGATGGCGATGGAACATTGGAGGGCCGGCGAACGGGTTGCAGGAAAGCCGTTTGCTCGGGAACATCGCACACTCCGCTGAGGGTGGTAGGAATCTTGTCAATCTTGAGGTTCAAAGAACGGTATGCGTCATTATCGGGAAGCTCGATCGCCTCGTACTCCACgttgttgtcttttttcggggcaccaccaagacagcaGCCTCCGCCGCAGCATCGCCGGATCAATTGCGTTGTCGTCTCACCGGTTATGCGTTGCACATCTTCCGGGCTCTTGGCGATCAGGCGTGTGGACGCCCGCCGGCGACGTGGGACCGGTTTTGTTGGCTCTTCAATCTCCTGTTCGTCAGAGCTCGAGTATGTAAGTGACGGTGTGGCCGATTCGGGCTGGGGCTCCTCAGGAATGCTCGCAGCCGCACgctgggcaagaagaaggtctgTCTGCGCCGTCATTTTGGATGTGGTTGAAGCCCTCAGCTGCCTCGGAGAGTTGTGGCGATGGGTAGATAATATAGGTAGACGGGAGATGAGCGAACAGGTCGGAGCAAGTGCTGAAGATAGGGGAAGGTGAATTCGTCTCTGTCAAAGGCCCAGGCGCATGACCGAAATTTGCAGAAAATCGAGATGGAATTCCGAAGGTGATGTGGGCCGAGGTCAAGTTACGGTAATGCTGTATGGATGGTATGACTTGAGTCGAAGGCTTGCCTCGCCGTATAACAATTTGGTGGTCGCTATGGGTATGGCACAAAAAGGTCTGTAGGagggaaaaaaggggggacaCAGCTGGGCCACTGGGAGGCTGGCGATCTTTATCACCGTCCTGCTCTTGTCATTGTGCAGCGAGTGCAGCAGATGGCCAAGTCATTGAGGTCAGCTCACAGCCAAGATACGCTACTTTGACTTCCAAGCCCCAGCCTCTGGGGGGCAAGCGGGACCGGACACAGTGCGCGTGACTTTTGTCCTGTCCCGTCCCGAAGAAAATCAATGTGTGGGCCTTTTGCCGTGTTTCTCCGGACATACCAACATCTGATATCGAGATATTCACCAGGGCATTTGAACACATATCTGTTGTTTACTCTCTTATATACCTGTGATAGACACTCATACGGCTGGAACTGCAAGCCTGAATAACACGTCTGCAACACAAGAGcctcgcccttcttgatGCGCCCGGTGAGGCTCCCCATGCTCCCGGCTCAATGGGCATTTTCCCATTCCCTCGGCACGTGCTCAATTCAACACTTTCTTCCCCTGAGCGCCAGCCCTGTCTGTCTCCGAGCAGTGCCAATCCGTCAGAATCACCCGGGGCTGCCGGGGGAGGATCGGTAGCCCTCACGGCAATGAGCCCAGCTCAATCTCACATGGTCTCATCACCATTCCACCCTCCCATTCACTGACCGCGCCGTGTAGCACAAAACTTCCGGTTTTCCCAACAACCATGTTGAAAACCAGCGGTACCTGCATGGGCTTATATCTCTGATTCAACCAGCATCCGTGGACATCCGAGATGTCCTAGGAGAAACAGCAGCAACTTGTCTCCATCGCCACCCCCTTTCtgatctcctccctccaaaaAAGCCAAGCCACCAATCCCTCTTTCCCCAGAAAAAGCTCTCGACATGAAGCATGCATCTCGCCGCCGGTGCCTACTTTCTCCGAACTCGGCCAGGCCTTCACCAGCAAAAAGATAGGAGAATGCACAGTGTTGCCACTTACTGTGTGGATACCACAAATGACGGCAAGCAAGGATAATCTAATCAATCAACGATTATCAATCGGCCCCACAAATTACGATTTCAGTGCGCAGCACACAGCGCGCGAGGCGTGCCCCTTTTgcgcgccgccgccgtgaTGACCGAAAAAAAGCCAATCCCAATCTTTGGGGTGATGTTTTTGATCAGGCAGATTGATAATGATTTGTGTTGAGATTAGATCAGCCTGCCTCCTGCGACCCGAGATCTGATAAAACTGAAAGGGCTGGATTAATGACACTAGTGGGGTGACTAACGCTTTACAACTCATGGTCATCGTTTTGAATACACACAGATGATTCACCACGGTTGATGCAAACTCTGGAGAAACAACCCTTTCCAGTGGGGGTAATTGGGAGTGAGGTGGCTCAGCCTCAACTATTCTCCTCTCACAGCGGCGAAAGGTTTCTTGTTGTTCCAGACCTTGTCCCTCAAAAGCCGGGGCACCCCTCACTGCCGGCGTAGTCGGCGGCAAGCAGCGGCTGCCGTTCGGGTCAATGTTTCGGTGCCCGCTTGAGAACCAAAAACCCCCCACAAATGTGAGCGGAAACATCACGCCTTCTTGGGGGTTTAGTTTTGGAGATGTATCCTGATTCCAAGAAGCCAACCCGACAATAAACCAAAGCTCGGTTGGTACCGCCTAAAGGGCTCAAATCCCACGCAGTTAGTTATGATATGCAAATGCGGGATTTTTATCTAGCTGGTGCCTGCCGCGCGCCATTATTAGATTGATCAGATTGGGTCTCTTGTCAACGCCGCCCTTTGTGCTCTTCGGGATTGTATGTAGGGCAGTTGTGCAAGCAGCTTGATGAATTGCACAATCTAGGTCTCCTCTTTTGAAATCTTGGCATATATGACAGATCAAGGAGGCATGGGTTGCTTCGACTAGCTCAACCGTCATCCATTTGCATAATGTAGTGTGGTCGATGTCATCTGATCGAAGCCGGGTGGTCACCGGCCGCCGTTCGGCGTGGCGTCAACCTGGGATCCGATCGGGATCGGGATCGGAGCCGAAACGGCAACGACATCCGACCTCCGCCCCGGTTAGGGAAGCTTATCTCCGTGATGGTTTC
Encoded proteins:
- the PSD1 gene encoding phosphatidylserine decarboxylase 1 (BUSCO:EOG092639H5; EggNog:ENOG503NZD1; COG:I), whose amino-acid sequence is MAFPQIGPASISVGLPVAGLARTTLLRRSQRLSHHHLSQAATRWAHSTHRYGRQQQRLFGQRSFSQQSHRPKADSKVNDSKIRWYPIPVGLGVGFLGLVQFYKVYSREKEPQENGEPEKKPKKRPRVRPDGPWQVQIMSTLPLKAMSRLWGKFNELVIPYHLRSPGFRLYSWFFGVNMDEIEEPDIRNFPNLAAFFYRTLKPGARPLDPNPNALLSPADGRVLQYGQIEGGDIEQVKGMTYTIDALLGQNSPSPSLSSSQASLEKLIKPAAQRELEGDEELVKRDEEFASVNGISYTLPDLLSGNKKKRKSDSFDQPKDESVTPSATSVSEVRAELEKGEKAWYDYLTPGSRHVLYYAVIYLAPGDYHRFHSPTNWVVERRRHFAGELYSVSPYLQRTMPGLFTLNERVVLLGRWRWGFFSYVPVGATNVGSIKINFDRELRTNSLTTDTEADRAAEEAAQRGEPYLGYAEATYEAASQVLRGHALRRGEEMGGFQLGSTIVLVFEAPASEHDPETGKHTRGWSWNVEKGQRVKVGQSLGQVDM
- the FRM2 gene encoding type II nitroreductase (COG:S; EggNog:ENOG503P1VX), which translates into the protein MQRFAHPLRTLLKNTTYKVATPRPITTPITTPKMFSSSKTTPAVQGADGFLSHIKARRTIYALNKTLPISTDRVQEIVKESLLHVPSSFNSQSNRVVVLLGAEHDKFWDITTAILKSIVPEENFASTAARMAGFKAGAGTVLFFEDQDVVKGMQEKFALYADRFDPWAGHSSAMLQFAVWTALEAEGLGANLQHYNPLVDQKVQQEWSVPSTWKLSAQLVFGGKAGEPGEKTFGPLEQKYRVFGSA
- a CDS encoding uncharacterized protein (COG:U; EggNog:ENOG503P3D4), with protein sequence MADEQVAAPQEDAPLVVNLNLIQPSGTLLSFARTPAATTLRQLKAKVREGLPSRPSDEQIRFIYRGHLLQRDTDTLLDVFTEQVIRSSGDQQSLHMVIRDVVNQPSGNTPQLATPNRGQSPAPGNANAPPNNHAQPPFGRQPHIQFHPQHGIRVAAAGFIPPPQPMVHHLQHQDMVQWGAHLQREAFQRQVAHMNTQRHFGYGIPPLDGVHHGPVMGAEHPAHALTRDMVGPNGQQVRITVQNEVVAPAAGSAPGAGGPTSNPGSQRPSSANQTRDWIHGDDAARASQTITDAMQRSASGASLANMAANLANSNGPIQPIQPGVTTPLFPGVSRHASRSATPDPHTRHAAYGIPPLQRQVAPQGQSQSQPQGQQGQSQARALDDLEVHILYDQAGPRALLVNSPLDLYTSRQPHALPVRPPQHVYQPMGFGIPPMAAPLFYPPPFYPPPAMYLPPFQPSPMPLAFQQPQPGPVPPPLWPNPNAAAHGPVQPQQGQAQAGFQAHPVDGLRHRVQQAQVAAPANPPLVRPPQFGHQGNPGGWVVAAWPTVWLIIRLAAFAFWFSYSNPSWERWLSLSIVSLILLAFHTGILNALVNEVFQPIREHIENLIPNPEHQNQQRPAQNAPAGAAQVGNPDPAETARRLVAQRRNANGNWLQNQARWLERAGILLLASLAPGVAERHIQQLEAREREERRAAEEAAERERAAARAAQEAQTEGQQPGHEDGADHGQQEESPVQPQPQAQAPLVEV
- a CDS encoding uncharacterized protein (COG:Q; EggNog:ENOG503NV8X); this encodes MAEAQLEDFSSLFSLKGKVAVITGGSRGLGLSAASAILQSGASLVFISSRKAAACESAVATLNALPNLSPGAKAISVPADCATQAGVTHLVEQVKKHTDHVDILLANAGATWGEYIDTHSDSAFSKVMDLNVKGVFNLIRDFVPLMSKNASVETPSKVIITASVAGLGIGTLGKQGTYGYSASKAAVIHLGRNLAVELGPRHISVNSICPGFFPSKMSNGLLEMSGGHDAFANANPMRRLGRPEDIAGAIVYLCSRASNHVNGADFAIDGGAMWARGQLDSKL
- a CDS encoding uncharacterized protein (EggNog:ENOG503NYWH; COG:C), with translation MTAQTDLLLAQRAAASIPEEPQPESATPSLTYSSSDEQEIEEPTKPVPRRRRASTRLIAKSPEDVQRITGETTTQLIRRCCGGGCCLGGAPKKDNNVEYEAIELPDNDAYRSLNLKIDKIPTTLSGVCDVPEQTAFLQPVRRPSNVPSPSEPAVPFGTESDTTSSVAGIEKTLHDLTLERLDTQIQPPKFVQPHPPHHVFPARIHNTRELTKPGAEKRTFHFDLDVTNYPEGEDVDFKVGGAIGVSAPNEASIVQEILDLLLVPRFLRDKPVLLRTTKGRWPTVWGADQAREIVTTRRDLLTWCSDVQSYPPTKQILRVLAEHTTDATERKILRYLCSAEGQGVFCDFRTGPHISLIQLLHAFPNAKPPLDLLLSVLQPLMPRFYSLSNDPHESFLTRDGKQHRLIEIAVTVHEAEDWRNGSRTGIGSGFFQRQALKFIEAQEKGEKDPEFYIPMFKGLMANPLAKQFVSDGPMLLIGAGVGIAPFRGFVQRRLKTANCANKVWVLQGVRDSLVDELYSGEWGVHEDEVKKVVQSRRGPGRYVQEEVKAQADLVWYIINAVDGRVFVCGSSRGMGEGVEKALVEVAMEKGNLEHDEAQQFWNLKKETGQYIAETW